Below is a genomic region from Kribbella qitaiheensis.
GAACGTTCCTTCACCCGACGTCCCGAGCACGAAGACGCCAGCGACTCCCCCGCCCAGCTGATGCGCGACCAGCCGAGCCAGCGAGGCGATGTCGACGTCGTACGAAGAGGTCAGCGGCGTGACGAGCGGCGGAACCACACCACTCAAGCGAAAGGTGGTCAAGAGATCTCCCCAAAGAGCGTGGACGGATCGAACGTGACAAAGCGAAGCGTGGCGAAGGAAGACGTCTCACCCGCCTCGTAGAACAGCCCGACCTGACCGCCCGGCAGCGGCACCAGATCGGAATACCCAGCCATTCCCGGATGAACGACGACCCCCGGCCGCCAGGACCGCCCGTCGTCGGAACTGACGTACACGGTCAACTCCCGCCGGATCTCCGGATGGACAGGCGTCGAAAGCAGCAGCCGATCCCCCACCCGAAGCACGCTGCCCTGGCTGCCCGGCGCCGTGATTTCAGCGATTCCCTCGTACTGCGAATCAAGCGTCGCGCCGCCGTCGGACGAATACGCGTGCACTCTGGCGGGCCCGGTACCGCGGTGGTTCCGGGCGTTGAAGTAGAGCCGCCCATCGGCCAGTTCCATCACGGCCGTCTCGTTCGGGTTGATCTCGGCGCCGTCGTTGCGATCGACGAACCCGAGCGTCCAGGTCCGCCCGCCGTCATCGCTGAAGATGCAATGCCCGCCGTTCAACCGGACCGTGGCGGCCGAGTCCAGATAGTCAACATCACCAGGAACAAACGAGTGGTTCGCCGGCACGACCAGCCGCCCGGCGTACGGGCCCTGTGACAGTGCGATCCCATGGCACGGTCCGGTCGCGTACCAGCCCCACTCACCCGGCTTCACCTGCGCGGTGATCTCCGCAGGCTCACTCCAGGAAGCGCCGTCATCCGTACTCCGCTGGACGTAAACCCGCCGCCCGCTCTCCGGATCGGTGCCCCGGGCAACGGAAATTTCGATCGCGTCGGCGCCGTTCTGAGTCGTCACCAGCACCAGGTCTCCGCTCAACGGGTCGATCACCGGCACCGGATTCCCACAGGTCTTCCCGGCCGCGGCCGACACCACCTGCAACGGCAACCAGGTCCGCCCGCCGTCGCGGGAGCGCCGTAGTACGACCTCGATCTCACCGGCGTCCGCCGCCGAGCGCAGCCGGCCCTCGCAGAACGCGAAAACCCACTCGCCCCGCGCCACGACCGCCGGGATCCGGAACGTGTGGTACCCGCTGCCGGCCGGATCGAAGACGACCTCCGGCGGACCGACTCTTGAAGACATAGGACGTACTATGTCATGGTGAGGCCGCACTCTCAATCGCTCGGAAGTGAGGCCTCATGCGACTCAGCAGACGAACATTCCTCGGCGGTGGCCTGGCTGCTGCGGCAGTCGCGGTCACCGGTACGCCGTTGCTCAGCGGCTGCGCGGCCGACAAGAAGAACCAGGCCGCCGCCAATCTCGCGGTCAAGTTGCCGACCTATCTCCGCTTCACCGGGGTCAAGCCCGATCTCCCCGGCACCGACGTGGTCCTGGACGGTTTCCTGAAGTACCCGGCGAACCCGCTCAGGGCGATCACCGAGAAGCCCGGCGACGGCCGGCCGATCAGCTTCATGACCAACATCCCCGGCGCGATCCCGCCGGCCTCGGACAGCAACCAGTTCTGGCAGGCCCTCAACGAGCGGCTCGGCTCCGAACTGCAGATCAGCATGGCGTCGAACGACGAGTACCCGAACAAGCTCGCGACCCGAGTGGCCGGCGGCGACCTGCCAGACATCATCAACCTGCCGCCGACGACGCCGCAGATCCCGGCCCTGCTCAAGGCCAAGTGCCTGGACCTGACCGGTCAGCTGTCCGGCGATGCCGTGAAGAAGTATCCCTTCCTCGCGAACATCCCCGCGGAGTACTGGAAGGGCTGCATCTTCAACGGCGGCATCTACGGCGTACCGGTGCCGCGCGGGATGTCACGGACGACACTGCCGCTCTACCGCGAGGACCTCTTGCTTGCCAAGGGCATCAAAGACCCGGCGCCGAAGAACTTCGAGGACTTCCTCGACCTGGCCAAGGAGCTGACCGCGCCGAAGCAGAACCGCTGGGCCTGGACGAAGCCGCCGATCTCCTATCTCCGGCAAATGTTCGGGATCGCGAACCAGTGGAAGGAAGCCGGCGGCAAGTTCACCTCGTTCTACGAGGCCGAGGAGAACGCCGACGCGTTGGAGGGTTGCCGCAAGATGGTTGCGGCCGGCGTCATCAACCCGGACTCCTTCAGCGCCCAGGCGAGTCAGCGCAAGCAATGGTTCAACGGTGGCGTCGCCGCGTTCGACATCGACAGCTTCGTTGCCTGGAACCAGTACTACGCCGACAACACCGCCGGCGACGCCTTCTCGGTCAACATGCTCGACGTGCCGGGCTTCAACGGCGGCCAGGGCAAACCGTGGATGGGTGCCGCGCTCAACAACATCACCGCGTTCCGCAAGGACAGCAAGCACTCGGTCGAGACGCTGCTGAAGGTGGCCAACTGGATGGCGGCGCCGTTCGGCACCGAGGAGTACCTCTTCCGCAAGTACGGAGTTCAGGGTCGTCACTACGCCTTGCAGGGAACGGATCCCGTGCCGACCAAGACTGGCGTGGTGGAGACCGGGATCGGCCTGCAGTACATCGCCGACTCGACTCTCGCGCTTTACTCGGCCGGTAAGCCCGACGTGCCTCGCAAGCAGCACACCATCCAGCAGAAGCTCGCCTCCCGGCTGGTGTACGACGCGTCGTACGGGCTGTACTCCGAGACCGTCTCGAAGGACGGGCCGCGGCTCGTCAAGGTGATGACCGACCTGGAGAACCAGATCATGCAGGGCAAGAAGCCCGTGTCCGATTGGGCGCCGGCAGTCAAGGATTGGCTG
It encodes:
- a CDS encoding extracellular solute-binding protein, whose product is MRLSRRTFLGGGLAAAAVAVTGTPLLSGCAADKKNQAAANLAVKLPTYLRFTGVKPDLPGTDVVLDGFLKYPANPLRAITEKPGDGRPISFMTNIPGAIPPASDSNQFWQALNERLGSELQISMASNDEYPNKLATRVAGGDLPDIINLPPTTPQIPALLKAKCLDLTGQLSGDAVKKYPFLANIPAEYWKGCIFNGGIYGVPVPRGMSRTTLPLYREDLLLAKGIKDPAPKNFEDFLDLAKELTAPKQNRWAWTKPPISYLRQMFGIANQWKEAGGKFTSFYEAEENADALEGCRKMVAAGVINPDSFSAQASQRKQWFNGGVAAFDIDSFVAWNQYYADNTAGDAFSVNMLDVPGFNGGQGKPWMGAALNNITAFRKDSKHSVETLLKVANWMAAPFGTEEYLFRKYGVQGRHYALQGTDPVPTKTGVVETGIGLQYIADSTLALYSAGKPDVPRKQHTIQQKLASRLVYDASYGLYSETVSKDGPRLVKVMTDLENQIMQGKKPVSDWAPAVKDWLSQGGEKMRGELQQAFSDAAGR
- a CDS encoding sialidase family protein encodes the protein MSSRVGPPEVVFDPAGSGYHTFRIPAVVARGEWVFAFCEGRLRSAADAGEIEVVLRRSRDGGRTWLPLQVVSAAAGKTCGNPVPVIDPLSGDLVLVTTQNGADAIEISVARGTDPESGRRVYVQRSTDDGASWSEPAEITAQVKPGEWGWYATGPCHGIALSQGPYAGRLVVPANHSFVPGDVDYLDSAATVRLNGGHCIFSDDGGRTWTLGFVDRNDGAEINPNETAVMELADGRLYFNARNHRGTGPARVHAYSSDGGATLDSQYEGIAEITAPGSQGSVLRVGDRLLLSTPVHPEIRRELTVYVSSDDGRSWRPGVVVHPGMAGYSDLVPLPGGQVGLFYEAGETSSFATLRFVTFDPSTLFGEIS